The Buteo buteo chromosome 1, bButBut1.hap1.1, whole genome shotgun sequence sequence GCAAGTATATGCGTGAACACTAGGACGCATCTAGAGTTTGTATGTTGGCCTCTTGCCTTCCTAACTCGAAAGTCGCTTCCTTCCTAAGCGGTTTGATGATAAAGCTAGTGTCAATCCAGGACAAGGGCTCACAACTGCATCGCACTGTTGGTAGTCTACCACGGTCCATTCTGCTCGTTCCCAGTGTCCAAAAGCAGAGGGTATACACGTTCAACGGGCACGTTTTTTAATCATTCAGCAGAATTACTGGCCCGTGTGCGCGGTGATGACTGCAATCATATTTAAAGACACAAATCATCTCTAAAAGGTGTTTTACCTTTGTGTTTGTAATACACTATTAAGTGTGGAACTAGAAGAGGAGCACAACTAGGACAGCAGGGAAACAGTACATAACACAAATGATTTGAGAGTTCCTTTGTGGGGAAAGGGCTATGATATTTACCAAAAAGCCAGCTTAATTGGAATTGAAGCcttgctgtgcatgtgcattCATACACATAGGGAAACCTCCAAGACTGACTTTTGAGATAACACAGAAATCCCACTTGTATGTGAAGTTTagagcttttatttctgaacatgAGGTGAGACTAAGAGAAGAGTAGTGGAGAAGACTCCTTTAGCATTCTGACATACATTCAAGGGTCAGTAGTTCCTAGTTTTAAAACTGTTGTATCACTTCCCAGTCTTCTGGAATCTGAAATAAATCCCAAACATGCCTCTGAATCATCAGGTGGCTGCCACAGCTCAGAGCCATCACAAGAAAGCACTGACAGTAGTCCAAGTACTGTGACAGTCTTTCACAAAACTGTCACCCACACATACAGAAACTAGaactcctttttctccctgatagttttttttttttaatggattttacCACAAGAAATTATATCATAATTCCTAGCACAATTATCGAAAACAAGTGATAACAGTTTGTGGCAAAGCCAGTTTATTAGGTCTCTGGGATTGTGTCTTGCCCTCCCCCCAACACATACAAAATAACCCAACTTTACAATTTGGTAAAgtgaaaatacatatacaaaGTGTTCAGTACTTTTGACATCAATTTTGTGGGCAGAACATTACCACTGAAAGCCAGGAAGCATATTGAATCCTGCATTAATAACCACGTTACCTTTATGGCAGAACCATTAAAACATGCTTTGTGCTGAAGACAAAATTACATACTTAAACATTACTTCCACACAGTTTTAATGACGAGGGCCCTTATTTACAGGTTGTGAATAACATAAAACTTAACAAATTTGCAGATGGTTGATATCAAATTTAACAGTAACATTGTAGCTACATAATTTCCTTTACCTCAACCCCCAACCTGACTGACTGACTTCGGAattcttcattctgtttttttaattaaaaaaaaaaaaaaaagaacatttgctGACATACTTATTATACAAATAGTTAAGATGGATCCTTTTGAGAAAAAGGATTAAGGACATGAGTGAAAAACAAATTGCCCAAGAGGACTGTAAACCATATTTATTTACAATAGTATACACATAAATTTAAGATcaatccttttcttaaaaaaatcattaaggaCACTAGTGTTAAAAAGCTGATTGTTTCTTAAAGGACTGTAAACCAAATTCTAGTCGTGTAAGGTTCAGAGTGAATACAAAAGTTCCCTTTTACAAATGTTTCCTAAACAAAATTACTGTCACAGTTGTAGTAGctttatacaggaaaaaatactacCTTTTGTTTAGATTCTTTTTAAGCATCTTAATCATATTAGACGAAATTGAATGCTCTTTCTAAATCTAGAAAAAAgtcaatgcatttttcttttgtcagtaTAACTTGCAATAGAATTACACCTTATTAATTGTAATAGTTTAAATAATATTAGTTACTGTGTTTCAATAATTTGTTTCTAATGTGATCACTAGGGTCGCAGCTTCTGAACTGGCCCTTTTGTATAGTTTCCAGTCAGCATCACACACTACACATTGCAAAtcaaaaatcttcatttttacgtcaattcctttaaaaacTAAGTCACAAAACATTGTTTGATATGGTATATGAAGTCATAGATTATGTTCCATGGCTTACATTTCACTTTACGTAATTACGTGCAACCTAGCACCATTTTTATTATGAAACTTGACCTTCagacagaactgaaataaaatggctGCAGTTATGAGAACACAGAAGGTTCTAGAGGAGTAATTTCCCTCATCTGACCCAACACATTACTAACTCACATTAGAAATGCCAAGGGTGCCCCCCATAGAGACACGACATTACACGAGCAGGTTGTAGCTCAAAAATCTGTAACAGATGATGTATTTAGCAGATTCTCTCCATATTTCAAgatctaatttattttgtattcagaagtattttaagaaaGTCCCATATTCCTAACATTTTGTCCTAAGCATTTCCATCCCTAAAATATGTTAGCAAGTTAGTTGTAAAAAGCTTTTTCCAAGATATTGAAAAGCATTCATTATCACCAAAATCCTCTGAAATCCCTACCTTTGAAAACCAGTATGCTTTTGCCAACTTCACTCAATCTTTTATTTACTTATCTGTTTTTACTTAGCCTGGGACACTCAATTCCAATACAGCATCTTTAGAAATAAGTCCTCATTGAAGTTTCAGTAAGGTCAGAGAAGTTAGGACAGTTATAGTCCCAAATTTACCCCAAATCCTGTGCTACCGTACTTTCCGTAAGAAGGAATGCATAGTTTACTTTTACATGCtaattatgaaaaattaatgaagtcTTAAGTATCAAATAATTGTCTAGAGGTAGGGACAAGTTTGTCAATTCTCTTACCATTGCCATGAAGAAACAGACAAAGTTTACAGTGGAATGACAAGCCAAAAGCTAGCAGTTTGCACCTACACTGGCAGCGCAAACTTTATCTGACagtcctgttttcattttggtttgtttgtttgtttgtttgtttaataaaaagGTACTTGCTTAGCAATTTGCTAGCAGTCACCAAATATTCCTTCATACACCAAAAATCTGCCTGCTCGCTGACCCAAAAATCAAGCTATCTGGCTGTCACAAAACACCTTCTCCTACATTATTCCAATGCAAGTAGCAACCAAAAATGTAAGTAAACTGGCTTACTATTTATAAACTTACCACAAGCGATGAAAATAATCTCAGGCAGCAAGAGCTCAAGTAGAATTGCTTTGTCAAAACTTCACCTGAAAGTTTACTTTTCCATATATTTATAGTGAAACTTCAGTAATTCAGAAAGTACAATTACAAAGTGCAAGAACATGAGATGGGCACATCCacaccagggaaaaaaacaaaaaaccaaaaaacaaccacatTAAAGTGCCAAAGAGATTCGCTATAactgctaccaaaacctggAACTTTGCCAAGATCGTAATTTTGAAGCATTTGCAAACAAGACAAGGTGATAGCTGATAATAACGTGATTTAACACCAGCAGGTCATGGCAGGTTTTGGTTCAGGCTTTATATGTATTTCATCGCGATCGAGGGGTTGACTAAGCATTAATGGCTTGTGACTTTTAAGCTTGTGAGCCAGTGTCATAAATATGGCCTCCACATGGTCATTGTCATTGGGGTTTTTGGCAGAGGTTTCAAACAATGGCATACTGTGAGTATCAGCAAACTTCTGGGCCAAGTCCGTAGGTACCTGAATAGCACTTCTCAGGTCACATTTATTTCCAACAAGAATCCGTGGTATATCATTGGTAAGAAGGTGCTGTTTGCATTCCTCTATCCACGATGGCAGACTGTGAAAACTGGCAATGTTTGTCATATCATATACAAACACAACAGCATGTACATTCCTGTAATAGTGCTGCACCATGCTCTTTCTGAAGCGCTCCTGGCCTGCCGTATCCCATAGCTGgatctgaaaaaggaaagacaacgagagaaaaaaaatggtttattaCTCATGttggaaaataatacaaatcACCTGTAGCTAGGGGAGTCACACGATCACAGAAATCCACTCTTCTGAATTAATCATACTGAAAAGTTTGTGCTGAAGAAAACTGTTGCTTTTACACAATTTCAGaaacttttgctttcaaagctgCTCAGAACTGAAGCCAGGAAGAAACGATGATGCAACTTGATCACAAATGCAAATTTCTGAAAGTTTACTGgagcatgtatttttaaagttttttacaaaaacaaatCCTGAAGTCTGACGATAccacttttatttgaaaaacaacatGTATTTCACAGCACAACTCTCAGctgacatgatttttttattgccaAAAATAACATCATCTTCCCCAAAAGTTTTGTTCTTAGCCAGAAGTTAACTGCCTATTGTGGTACCATATAAAAGTAGGAAGAAATCAAACCATGCATGAATaacaccaccaacaacaaaaacaagacaaagaaatctttctctGCAGTTTATCTATTGGAATCAAACCCTCCTGTGATGAACCTCTAACTTAAGCTTACTTAATGCTTAAACTGGGACCATACTGTGGTTTGTAGTATCAAAGCATgcataaaaggggaaaaaaaaaaaaaggcataaactCCCTGTTAGCTTAGCATGCTACTGTTGTTTCCAGGTACACATCATTCTATCCTAAATAGACCGAACATATTTGTTTGAAGCCTAGTCAGTGCAACAGACAAAAAAACACTCAGAACTTTCAAACTTCTCGGGTccagattaaaacaaaacaaaacaagccttGAAGCACAAGCAGATgtaagcaataataaaaaactTTAAATGCATCGATCATCCCGGTATAATGGAAGCTTGGAGTCCTCAGATGCATAGACTACACTACAGAATTGTGCACTTATCAGACACAGTGATATTTTAACAAACTTGCTCTCCAGGAGACATGGGACTGCAATAGACAGCAGTCAGAGCCAGTTCACCGACAACACTAGATTGACTGTACACTGTAAGAAATAAACTAGTGTGTGGCTCTTATCACACACACCTTAGTGATGGTGTTAACACTGAAAGACAACATTCAATTTCTTGGATCCAACCTGAGTCCTAGCTTCCTGTCTGTCCTGTACAGCTGATCCCTGACGGCTGAGGCAGTTTGATTAGTACTTCAGCTTTTCACTTTTGagcagaaaatgtcagaaagaaatgtctcctcCCTGGGAACAAAAGGAGAGGTTTTTTCAGACTCAGAACTCAAGGAATCTTAAATGTTCTGTAAACGATGAAGgtaaatttaaaattcaatcTGTTCTCATGAAAGGTACAGACCATATCTTCCCTTGATGAACTCGTTCTCCTATTACCATAGTTCTGCATTCCTTTGATCCAAATGTTTTAGTAAAACTTATTTAGAAATTGCAAGTGTCTTGAAAGTTGCCTTGTTTACCATTTTTACCAGTGactttgatattaaaaaaaaaaggaaacccaaGTGCCAGGGAAATTTGCCGATGGCTAGAAGCTAAGGTGCATCACTGATAGAGAGGAGGATTACAGTATCACATCAAATTCTTTTTGAAAGCTAGAACAGTAGAAATAGGGTGAAACTTCTGAATAGAAGCAGATGCAAGTCTTGATAACAGTGACTAATAATAAAGACTTTTCCTGTAAGTACAGGATTCATCACTTTAGAAATTATTAACACGGATGACGATCCAGATACACGAGTCAATCACAGGACATTATGAATCACTAGTGTGATagagtgaaggaaaaagaataagtGATGTTTCAGGATGGTGTGACTTTTTCTGCAATATTATGTTCAATCCTGGTCACCCATCCTTGAGAAAAACTCAGATTGGAGCAGGTGGAAATGGCAGTTACTGGTTTCATCAGGGGAACTAAGAATTTACAGAAAATCAGAACAGCTTGGCTTCTGTAGCCTAGTCCAGTTATCTGCAGCTTCTGATCCACAGACCTACAAAGATCCATGTGCTGCTTCTAAAAGagtcattaaaattattaagaaaagcAAGGCAAGTCACCCTACCCTCTGATCGCAGAAAATGGTAGTCAGTTGTAATCCATCTCATTTTAGAGCAAATATCCGCTTTTTGCCAATGGTATTACACTCTAAACACAATTGACTGCATCTCCATGGTCTGTTAAAAAAGAGTCTAGACAATCAGATTAAATACGGGCACCTAAATTTGGATAAGATTAATTCACCTACCCAGATGAGAGATACTTCTAGTTCTATGTACGTATAAAACATTATGAAGACTCATTATGAAAATATCAAGAGACTTATGGAAAATTCTCATTAATTTGGAATTTGACAaatcaagagaaaagaaagaagcacagaCTGAAGTAATCCTTACGTTCAGACAACATAATGTTAAGGAATCACTATAGATAACTTTGGAAAATGCTGTATCAAATTAATGTAAAAAGAGGGAGCTCATTTTCACAGGCAGCTGTGAGCTTATACTTCTCTCCCCACCTCATTCACAGAGCAGAAATCAGTCATGCTTCAgtcaagcacagatccgcaagTCTATTGCCAGCCTTGGGTAGAGAAggggaaattaaattaaaggtTAACATATCTTCCAAGCTAAGCTTGAACTACAGTTCCTCCTAAATTTTATTTAGATGCAGCTTTCAAGCTTGAAGGGTTATTAtctcaaattaaaaatgttaatattcttGGCATGGAATCATTTGTACTGAGAGGCAAATCCTTCCCCGCAATTGAAAATTTCACACTTTAGaagttgcttttttcctcttaccaGGTGAACTTGAGGAGACCATTCCatttctgcctccccccccaccccccatatttgctccactgaaaaacaacactgaaaacGTTCACGTTAATAATGATAATTCATCAATGCACATCTAAGATTACTGTTTCATTATTAGCTCAATACCATCCATCTTCAAGGGAGCACATTTTTTATGATAGCCCTTTAAAACGTGTGATTTGAAAACTTGGTTTAACAGCATAATTCAGCTAATAAAACTGTGGACAGAATCACTTCATCACACTCCCTAGGAAAGACAAATGGTACTTAAATATATTGACTCAGCTATCACCTCCCACCTTCCGACTCCTTTTTGTGGATCCAGAGAGGCTGTTTTCTAAACAAGGACTCCCTCAGCATGAGTGGTTTATAACACA is a genomic window containing:
- the RAB33B gene encoding ras-related protein Rab-33B; the encoded protein is MMAAAADLESSLELSLTSSGAVAGGGLPPARSRIFKIIVIGDSNVGKTCLTYRFCAGRFPQRTEATIGVDFRERAVTIDGERIKIQLWDTAGQERFRKSMVQHYYRNVHAVVFVYDMTNIASFHSLPSWIEECKQHLLTNDIPRILVGNKCDLRSAIQVPTDLAQKFADTHSMPLFETSAKNPNDNDHVEAIFMTLAHKLKSHKPLMLSQPLDRDEIHIKPEPKPAMTCWC